One window from the genome of Bacillus tianshenii encodes:
- the dapA gene encoding 4-hydroxy-tetrahydrodipicolinate synthase: MNFGEVLTAMVTPMDTNGNIDFPQTKNLINHLIQNGSDGLVVAGTTGESPTLTNEEKLELFAFTVEVVNGRVPVIAGTGSNNTRASIQLTQQAEKCGVDGIMLVTPYYNKPNQEGMYQHFKAIAEATSLPVMLYNIPGRSAAGLTVDTIVQLSQIQNIVSVKEASGDLEAMTRIIYQTDESFTLYSGDDGLTLPVLSIGGAGVVSVSSHIFGNEMKQMVTSYRKGDVKRAAAIHQELLPMMKALFMAPSPSPVKAALQMYGLDVGGVRLPMVPLTDMERQALFEIIRPKLNVAVS, encoded by the coding sequence ATGAACTTTGGCGAAGTTTTAACAGCGATGGTAACACCAATGGACACAAACGGTAATATTGATTTTCCACAAACGAAAAACTTAATTAATCATTTAATTCAAAACGGAAGTGACGGTCTTGTTGTCGCTGGTACAACAGGTGAATCTCCGACACTAACAAATGAAGAAAAACTGGAATTGTTTGCATTTACAGTTGAAGTCGTGAATGGCCGCGTTCCTGTTATTGCTGGAACTGGTTCAAACAATACACGCGCTTCCATCCAACTTACACAACAAGCTGAAAAATGTGGTGTTGATGGTATTATGCTCGTTACACCATATTATAATAAACCAAATCAAGAAGGTATGTATCAACATTTTAAAGCAATTGCAGAGGCTACTTCCCTGCCTGTTATGCTTTATAACATTCCTGGACGCAGTGCTGCAGGCTTAACTGTTGATACAATTGTACAACTTTCACAAATTCAAAATATCGTCAGCGTAAAAGAAGCAAGCGGCGATCTTGAAGCAATGACACGTATTATTTACCAAACAGACGAGTCATTTACTTTATACAGTGGGGATGACGGCTTAACGCTTCCAGTTCTTTCAATTGGTGGAGCTGGTGTTGTTTCAGTATCTTCTCACATTTTCGGTAATGAAATGAAGCAAATGGTGACAAGCTATCGCAAAGGCGATGTGAAACGTGCAGCAGCAATTCACCAAGAACTACTTCCAATGATGAAAGCATTATTTATGGCACCTAGCCCTTCCCCAGTAAAAGCTGCACTTCAAATGTATGGGTTAGATGTCGGCGGTGTTCGCTTACCAATGGTTCCATTAACTGATATGGAACGCCAAGCATTGTTTGAAATCATCCGCCCCAAACTAAATGTAGCAGTCAGCTAA
- the megL gene encoding methionine gamma-lyase → MKKESNHFETKIIHGGYDAHKFHGSLNVPMYQTSTFAFHSAEQGARRFGGEEEGYIYSRLGNPTVTVLEERIAQLENGEKGLAFSSGMGAVSAILFALTKTGDHILCSKGLYGCTFGLLQLLKDKYNVDHEFCALASKEEVEQHIRPETACIYIETPINPTMKLIDLEMVAEVAKKHNIPVVVDNTFCSPYLQKPLELGCDIVLHSATKYLGGHGDIVAGLVVGKAEFIDEVRMTTQKDIGSILGPFDAWLLLRGMKTLPLRMDRHCENAEAIIDKLKRHPAVKEVYYPGDMNNPQYEIAKKQMKRYSGLISFELNGSLETCQTFMNQLEMIQIAVSLGDAETLIQHPATMTHAVVPEEEREKMGISNQLIRLSVGLENVNDIWDDLEQALNKLS, encoded by the coding sequence ATGAAGAAGGAATCAAACCATTTTGAAACAAAGATAATTCATGGGGGCTATGATGCTCATAAATTTCACGGCAGTTTAAATGTGCCGATGTATCAAACATCCACATTTGCATTTCATTCAGCTGAACAAGGAGCAAGACGGTTCGGTGGTGAAGAAGAGGGTTACATTTATTCAAGACTTGGAAACCCGACAGTAACCGTGTTAGAGGAACGAATTGCCCAGCTTGAGAACGGTGAAAAAGGCTTAGCATTCAGTTCAGGCATGGGAGCAGTATCTGCCATTTTATTCGCCTTGACGAAGACAGGCGATCATATTCTTTGTTCTAAAGGGCTGTATGGCTGTACATTTGGCCTGTTACAGCTTCTTAAAGATAAATATAACGTGGATCACGAATTTTGTGCGTTAGCTTCAAAGGAAGAAGTCGAACAGCATATTCGCCCAGAAACTGCATGTATTTATATTGAAACACCGATTAATCCAACGATGAAATTAATCGACTTAGAAATGGTAGCTGAAGTTGCAAAGAAACATAACATACCTGTGGTCGTGGATAATACATTTTGTTCACCATATTTGCAAAAGCCGCTCGAACTAGGCTGCGATATCGTACTACATAGTGCGACAAAATATTTAGGTGGCCATGGTGACATCGTTGCCGGTCTTGTCGTCGGAAAAGCTGAGTTTATCGATGAAGTACGCATGACAACGCAAAAGGATATCGGCAGTATTCTCGGCCCATTTGATGCGTGGCTTCTGTTGCGTGGTATGAAAACATTGCCGCTACGGATGGACCGTCATTGTGAGAATGCAGAGGCAATCATTGATAAGCTGAAAAGACATCCTGCTGTTAAAGAAGTCTATTACCCTGGAGATATGAATAATCCACAGTATGAAATTGCGAAAAAGCAAATGAAACGATACAGCGGATTGATTTCTTTTGAACTTAACGGAAGCTTGGAGACATGTCAAACATTTATGAACCAGCTTGAAATGATCCAAATTGCGGTTAGCCTTGGAGATGCAGAAACACTTATTCAGCACCCTGCTACAATGACGCATGCGGTCGTACCTGAAGAAGAGC